The following nucleotide sequence is from Cytobacillus sp. IB215665.
GAATCTCCCAATGCTATGTAATTAACAGTTTCTTGAGACTCCTCAGCAGATACTGGAGATAATACTCCAACAAACATGAGTAAAAAGCTCATTAATACAATATAACTCTTTTTAAACGATTTGATCATTTTTTCTCCCTTCAAATTTTTTATCTCTTAATCTAAACTTACTTTAACATGTATACGCTACGTGCTATAAAAGATTACACTTAGTTAATGCTGAGAATTCCTTAGGAAATAGCATACAAACTCTAATGTCAAATTCATTTTCACAAAAGCAGTATAGGAATCCAATCTAATTATGGGGGTGTTTTGATCTATGGTACGAAAGCGCTTGAGTTAGTTACAGAAGACATGGTTGCTACGATGAAAAATCGTTTACGTATTGGTGATGTTACAATCGATTAAGGTGGTTTTTTTAAACAGTTGATCATCTAATCCAACATACTTGAACTTGAAACTGGGTGTTGCTCATTACACAGTTGCAAAAATGCCTTATGCCGTGACACGCACATCTACGATGCCCTTAACGAATATATCGTTCTATATGCACTACAAATCTCTTATAAAAGTATTAGGTCATCGCAAAAAATACGTCCTTATAGTTTAGTGTGAATGTTGAGAAGGTTCGGTAACATAAACAGTCGAAACAGACTTAGGCTACGAGTATATTCAGATGGTCAAGCACTCCAAATTGAATTTACAACTATTTAACATGTGCAAAATTTGAAGAGAAGGATGCCTCTAATAAAAAAGAGTCATCCTTCTCTTGGATTTATGCATCCTCTAACACCCATGTAGTTAGCTCCATCAATACATAATTTTAATGTTACCCTGTAAGGACGAATTCGTTAGGATCGATAGCATGAGTAACTCTGAAACGATGTAATTATATGATAGTTGAAACAATCCTCTACTACATTCATTTGTCACTTTAATTGTATGCTCTTATAATGATTGCTCTTAATTATCCCTTCAACTTCATCGATTTTATAAATTTTTTAGAGCCGGTTGAAATAGGCGTATTTTTTAACGTTACGATGCCAAGTTTCCTAACCGGCATATCTTCCTGTAAATTCACTTCATAAAGTAAGTTTTGTTCTAACTCTTCCATAACAAACTCCTTAGTCACGAACCCAACCCCTAGACCAATTTTGGAACATTCAATGAGCAAATCTACACTCCCCAGTTCAATTTCAGGTTCAAAAGTTAAGTCATGTTTTTTAAATAAGCCTTCTATAAACTTCCTAGAACTACTGTTTTTAGAAAATGTAATAAGTGGATAAGTCGAAAGATCTTTAAATGATACTTTAGTTTTTAATATCTCTTTATACTTTGAACTTACGACGAAACAGCTATGGATATTAATGAACTCAGTAACATCCACTTGATTATCTTCGATTGGCAAGTGGACAATCCCGAAGTCAATTTTCCCTATTTTTAACAACTCAATGATGTTAGGTGTCGTC
It contains:
- a CDS encoding LysR family transcriptional regulator is translated as MYRVFYITATEKSFSLAAKKMFLTQPSVSHSIKQLEEKLDTLLFVRTSKGVRLTKEGEMLFHFVEQAFHFIEKGEKKVNELKNLMSGEISIGSSDSLCKHYLLPHIKTFTEKYPQVQIQLKHGTTPNIIELLKIGKIDFGIVHLPIEDNQVDVTEFINIHSCFVVSSKYKEILKTKVSFKDLSTYPLITFSKNSSSRKFIEGLFKKHDLTFEPEIELGSVDLLIECSKIGLGVGFVTKEFVMEELEQNLLYEVNLQEDMPVRKLGIVTLKNTPISTGSKKFIKSMKLKG